The Halostagnicola larsenii XH-48 region TAGTCTTTCCCTGAACCGGCTCGAGAGGGTGCGTTCGCACATGCTGGGTTCGCAGACGCTGGAAACGACTCGTGGCTAACCAAGGCGGCGTCAAAAGAGCGCAACTGCGATAACGAAGCCGAACAGAATAGACGCCGTGAGCAACACCTGTATCGCCGTCGACGCGAGAATGCCAGCCGTCGCGTAGGCCGCAGACCGAACGCTTCGGTCGAGCGTGCCGCCCTGAACGATCTCGAGAACGAAGACGGTTCCGAACAGTCCGACCAGCAGTCCGAGCGGTCCGGTGACGATCATCAACAGAATTCCGACGACCGCGCTCGCCGCGGTCGTTTTCCAGGACGCCCCGCCCGCTCGAGCGGCGATCGCCCCGCCGAGAAACTCCGCGAGTATCGCAAGTACTCCCAAAAACGTGAGGACGACGAGTGCGAGCGGCCCCGGTTCCGTGAACCCGGACCCCCACCAGTAGAGAAAGAGTCCGACGAGCGAGAGCGATCCACCGGGGACCAACGGGACGACCGTCCCGATGACGCCGCCGATCAGCAACGCGATTGCGAGCAGCGAGAGCGCATCCACCATACTCGGTTCGAGTCGGGAACCCCCAAAGCAGTACCGCCTCGAACGGACGATCGCACTCGGCTACCTGAACCGCTCTCGAACCTCGAGTGCCGGGTCGGCTCCGTACTCCTCGACGAGCGGAACCAGGGCGTCCCCGAGGGCGCGTCGACACTGGCTCGCCGAGCGGTACTCGAGTCGGTCGGCGACCGTTTCCCACGCCAGTCCCTGCAGGGCTCGAGCAACGAGGAGTCGCTCGTCGCTCGCGGAGAGGCCGGCAGGCTCCGAACCCTCGAGGAGTGCGTGGACAACGAGTTCTCGGAACGGACCGGGATCAACGTCGAATCGTCCCGGGCCGTACGCGGCTCCCGCGACCATCCGCCACTCGTGGTCGGATAAGTCGAACTCCGGCGCCGCGTCGACGGTTCGGAGAACGCCGCGGAGGACGTCGGGATCGACGGCTGCGAGCGAGTCCACGCAGAGAGCCGGGAACCGCCGAGAGAACCAGTCGGCGTGTCGGTCGGCGAGTTCGCGTCCGCGCTCGCTCGTCGGCGAGAGCATGAGAACCGAGTGTTCGCCGCTCGTCTCGTTTCTCGTCGTCGAGACGTGAACCGAGTTGAACCCGTTTTCCGCCCAGAACTCGAGCAGTCCCGGCGTCGCGCCGAAGGCGGTACCGAGCCAGTCGACTTCGGACTCGAACTCGTCGCGAACGCGGTCTATGAGTTTCGATCCGAGTCCGCGCGAGCGGGCGGCGTGGTGGGTCGCGATCCGAACGACGCGGATCCCGGCTGGGACGGCAGCATCCTCGTCGCGAATCTGGCTGGTGAGGATATCGGGCAGCATATTCCCGCGAATCCGACCTCCCTCGTACATTTCTGCTCGGGTTTCCCTCGAGAGGTTCCCCTCTCTGGCGAGCATAGCAATGTTGACGACGTGGCCCTCGTGGACCAGCGCACGGGCCTCGAGGTTCGGCGCGTCGAGCAGACGTGCCAGGTCGTTTGGCTCCGTACGGTAGTGCGCCAGAACGAGCAGTCCGAACGCCTCCCGGAGCAGGGATTCGTCGGCCAGCAAGTCAGTCGGCTCGAGCCGGCGGTACTCGACGCTCTCCGGGGATGCGTCGCGTACGAGTTGTGCGACGGGTGGGCGAGCGTCGAGACCGAGCGCGCGAAACGACCAGACCTCGATGGGATCCCCGGCGGCGTACCGGATCGGATCGCTCAACGAGCGGTCGGTCACCTCGTGAGTACTCGCCTCGAGTCGATCCCGAAAGCGAACGGAAAAGCCCCGTCCAGCACCTTCGTAGCCGTGAATCGTGGTGGCGAAGGCGACGCGATCGGCCTCGAGAAATCCCTCGAGCATCGCCACCGGCAGCCCAGCGGCCTCGTCGACGATGACGACCGCCGGATCGAAATCGGTTGCGAAGCTCGAATCATCGACGGTGCCCGAGATTGCCTCCAGGGCGGCGCTCGGATCGAGGAACTGTACTCGCCCGCCGGCGGTCGTTCGAACTGCGTCGCCGTCTCGTTTCGGAGTGTTCGACGCTTCGGATTCGCTTCGGTCGCCCTCGAGTGACTCGACCAGTTCCTCCGTACGGGCGAACAGTTCATCCGCGTTCCGACCGTCCGGCGCGGTAACGAGCACGTCTGTTCCCTCGAGCGCGAAACACCCGGCTGCGATGCCCGCCGCGCTGGATTTGCCGCGCCCGCGATTGGCCTCGAGAACGACGGCCCGATCGGTCTCGAACAGCGACTCGAGGTCGGCAACCGCATCGGCCTGATCGTCGGTGAGACAGGCCTCGTAAGCGGCGTTCGGAAAGCGCGGGGGCGACGGCCGCGTACTGTCGTTCCCGGTTGACGTAGCCGGATTCGATTCTGCGGATCGGATCGGCGCAGGCTCGGTAAGACCATCGGCTTCGACCGTTTCGGTGTCGGAATCGAAAATCGCGATTCCGCGATGGGCTCGAAGCGTCTCGATCAACCGCTCGACGAACCGGCCGGTCACGTCCTCGAGCGAGTAAGGTGGAACCGCCAGCGAATCGGCGAAGCGGCCCCGCTGGCTCGGCCACTGCTCGAGCGACGGTGTGAGCAGTACGAACAGCCCGCCCCCGTCGACGGCTCCGACGACCTTGCCGAGCGCGTTCGGCTGGAGGTCGTCGTGGGCATCGAGAACGATCAGTTCGCGGGTCGTCCCGAGGAGTTCGTCCGCGCCCGTCTGCTCGAGCTGTTCGCAGCGAAGACGCGCTTCGGGACCGACGAGGGTCGTCTCGGTGATCCCGACCGCCAGCGTCTCGAGGACTGACTCGAGCAGTTCGTAGCCTCGCTCGCGATCACCGGCGAGGACGAGCATTCGACGCTCGTTCGTTGCGATAGCCTCGCGGCGAAGGGCCTCCGCGAGGGGGACGATATCCATGTCTCTCGAGTGGTCGTCGCGGGGGTAAAAGGTCCCGACCGCGGGCCGGCGTTTCCTAGGGCGAATGCTTGCGAGTCGCTGCCACAGTCCCGTTCGTTTGAACACGCTTTTAAGGGGGGCTACGCTACTCCAGTGTACACCCTACGCGGGGTTGATGATGCTCCTAGCCCCACAGGACTTTTGCCGGATCGACCGGCCCGGGTAGTGGGGAATCGGACTACACCGATACTCCGACAGCGACCCAGCGCCCGGATGGCAGGGGAGCGAGAGCCCGCGCGTAGGAGAGGTGAACAACCAATGGCAGTTTACGTAACTACAGAAATCCCAGCCGACCTCGCCGACGACGCCCTCGAGGCGCTCGAGGTCGCACGAGACACAGGACGTGTAAAGAAAGGAACGAACGAAACCACCAAAGCGATCGAACGCGGCAACGCCGACCTCGTCTTCGTCGCGGAGGACGTCACTCCCGAGGAAATCGTGATGCACCTCCCGGAACTCGCGGACGAAAAGGGCATTCCCGTCGTCTTCGTCGAAACCCAAGACGACGTCGGACACGCCGCCGGCCTCGAGGTCGGCTCGGCCGCCGCGGCAATCGTCGACGCCGGCGAGGCCGGAGACGACGTCGAGGACATCGCTGGGAAGATCGAGGATCTCGACTGAGGTGACTCAAGATGAGTGCTGAAGAGGGAGAAAGCGGCTCGACGCCCGCCGAAGTTATCGAAGTCGTCGGCAAGACCGGAATGCATGGCGAGGCCATGCAGGTCAAGTGCCGAATCCAGGAGGGCGAGAATCAAGGTCGCATCATCACCCGAAACTGCCTCGGGCCGGTCCGCGAAGGAGACGTACTCCAGCTCCGCGAGACCGCCCGCGAGGCCGACTCGATTGGAGGACAGTAACAATGGTCGAGAAACGAACCTGCGATTACACCGGCGAAGAGATCGAACCCGGAACGGGGATCATGTACGTTCGCAACGACGGCAGCGTACTCCACTTCGTCGACTCGAAAGCGGAGAAAAACTACAAGCTCGGTCGCGAACCGCGCGATCTCGAGTGGACCGAAGAAGGCCGCAACGAGAAGGGCCCCGTCCAGTCGGAAACGCCGACCGAAGCCGACGCGGAATCCGACGAGACCGCTGAAGACGAGTCCGAGTCGACGGACGACGAAGCGGCCTTCGATGACGAGTTCGAGGAAGCTGAAGTCGTTGACGAGGACGATTCCGAGCCGGAAGGCGCTGATACAGACTCTGAAGAAGAGTCCACCGAAGCCGACGCGGACGCTTCCGAAGAAGACGAAAACGAGGACGACCAATGAGCGATCACGAGCGTACCTTCGTAATGATCAAACCGGACGCGTTCGCTCGCGGCCTCGTCGGGAACGTTATCTCTCGACTCGAGGACCGCGGTCTCAAACTCGTCGGGATCAAGGTCATCAACATGCCCGAAGAGCGCGCCGAAGAACACTACGCCGAGCACACGGACAAGCCGTTTTTCGATGATCTCATCGAGTTCATCACGGCTGGTCCGGTCGTCCCCATGGTTTGGGAAGGACAGGACGCGACGCGTCAGGTCCGTCAGATGATCGGCGAGACGGATCCGCTCGAGGCCGATTCGGGGACTATTCGCGGCGACTTCGCGCTCGACCTCGGTCGAAACGTCGTTCACGCGGCCGACCACGAGGACGAGGGCGCGAACGAACGCGAAATCGCGATCCACTTCGACGAAGACGAACTGATCGACTACGATCAACACGACGCGGGCTGGCTGTACGAATAAGTCGGCGACGCCGGTGTGGACCGGTACCAATTCTCACCGACGTGTTTTCGAACGTCATCCAAATAGTAACGATGAGTGACAACTCAATTCTGGTCCAGTGACTGTCAGGTATGTCATCTTCAGCAGCCAGAACTAACTAAAGCTCCTCTATAGAGCACATATCCGAATTTTACGAATAAATGCGAGTCATCAAATATCGTATGTATAATATTACCGAAGGGCGTAACATCTAATGTGTCTGCTGCAATAAGGGCTAGTGGTGGTTTCGAATGGTAACGTACGGTAGGTGGTTAGTGGATGGGTAAAACAGAGCGTGAACCGACGGCCGTGAAAGCGATGTCGACACCATCGCTGGATGTGGTCTTCAACTTGCTATCAGTTCGTCGC contains the following coding sequences:
- a CDS encoding DUF456 domain-containing protein, giving the protein MVDALSLLAIALLIGGVIGTVVPLVPGGSLSLVGLFLYWWGSGFTEPGPLALVVLTFLGVLAILAEFLGGAIAARAGGASWKTTAASAVVGILLMIVTGPLGLLVGLFGTVFVLEIVQGGTLDRSVRSAAYATAGILASTAIQVLLTASILFGFVIAVALF
- the tmcA gene encoding tRNA(Met) cytidine acetyltransferase TmcA, translating into MDIVPLAEALRREAIATNERRMLVLAGDRERGYELLESVLETLAVGITETTLVGPEARLRCEQLEQTGADELLGTTRELIVLDAHDDLQPNALGKVVGAVDGGGLFVLLTPSLEQWPSQRGRFADSLAVPPYSLEDVTGRFVERLIETLRAHRGIAIFDSDTETVEADGLTEPAPIRSAESNPATSTGNDSTRPSPPRFPNAAYEACLTDDQADAVADLESLFETDRAVVLEANRGRGKSSAAGIAAGCFALEGTDVLVTAPDGRNADELFARTEELVESLEGDRSESEASNTPKRDGDAVRTTAGGRVQFLDPSAALEAISGTVDDSSFATDFDPAVVIVDEAAGLPVAMLEGFLEADRVAFATTIHGYEGAGRGFSVRFRDRLEASTHEVTDRSLSDPIRYAAGDPIEVWSFRALGLDARPPVAQLVRDASPESVEYRRLEPTDLLADESLLREAFGLLVLAHYRTEPNDLARLLDAPNLEARALVHEGHVVNIAMLAREGNLSRETRAEMYEGGRIRGNMLPDILTSQIRDEDAAVPAGIRVVRIATHHAARSRGLGSKLIDRVRDEFESEVDWLGTAFGATPGLLEFWAENGFNSVHVSTTRNETSGEHSVLMLSPTSERGRELADRHADWFSRRFPALCVDSLAAVDPDVLRGVLRTVDAAPEFDLSDHEWRMVAGAAYGPGRFDVDPGPFRELVVHALLEGSEPAGLSASDERLLVARALQGLAWETVADRLEYRSASQCRRALGDALVPLVEEYGADPALEVRERFR
- the rpl7ae gene encoding 50S ribosomal protein L7Ae, with amino-acid sequence MAVYVTTEIPADLADDALEALEVARDTGRVKKGTNETTKAIERGNADLVFVAEDVTPEEIVMHLPELADEKGIPVVFVETQDDVGHAAGLEVGSAAAAIVDAGEAGDDVEDIAGKIEDLD
- a CDS encoding 30S ribosomal protein S28e, whose amino-acid sequence is MSAEEGESGSTPAEVIEVVGKTGMHGEAMQVKCRIQEGENQGRIITRNCLGPVREGDVLQLRETAREADSIGGQ
- a CDS encoding 50S ribosomal protein L24e — encoded protein: MVEKRTCDYTGEEIEPGTGIMYVRNDGSVLHFVDSKAEKNYKLGREPRDLEWTEEGRNEKGPVQSETPTEADAESDETAEDESESTDDEAAFDDEFEEAEVVDEDDSEPEGADTDSEEESTEADADASEEDENEDDQ
- the ndk gene encoding nucleoside-diphosphate kinase, which produces MSDHERTFVMIKPDAFARGLVGNVISRLEDRGLKLVGIKVINMPEERAEEHYAEHTDKPFFDDLIEFITAGPVVPMVWEGQDATRQVRQMIGETDPLEADSGTIRGDFALDLGRNVVHAADHEDEGANEREIAIHFDEDELIDYDQHDAGWLYE